CGTGATGTGTAGAAGCGCATGTTCGATGCCCGCGCCGGCCTGCATGGCCGGTACGGCGGGCTGTTGCGCCTGCGGCCTGCCAGGGCCGGTCTACACTTACGCGATTTTGAAAGGGACCTACCGTGAACACGATCTACACCGAGAAGGCGGGGAATCTCCGCCTTAGCCTTGCCCTCGCCTTCTTCTTCCTCGTCGCGGCGATCATCGCCTGCCGCCAGAACGCCGGGACAACTGATGTCCCGATTTCGTCCGACTCCCCGTCGACGTCCGCCGCCGCCGCCGGCTCGCCCGTCACCCTCAGGCTCGGCTACTTTCCCAACGTCACCCACGCCCAGCCCATCATCGGGCTGGCCCGCGGGTATTTCCAGGAGGCGCTCGGCCCGAACGTCAAGCTGGAGACGAAGACGTTCAGTGCAGGCCCGTCCGTTATCGAGGCGATCTTCGCGAAGGAGCTGGACGCGAGCTATATCGGCCCGAACCCCACGATCAACGGGTATATCCGCTCCAACGGCGAGGCCCTGCGCATCGTCGCGGGCGCCACGAGCGGCGGCGCGCTGTTTGTGGTGCGCCCGGAGAGCGGGATTGCCACCCCTGCGGACCTGGCCGGCAAGCGGCTGGCGACTCCGCAACTCGGCAACACGCAGGACGTTGCGCTCAGGGCCTACCTGGCGGAGCACGGTCTCAAGACCCGCGACCAGGGCGGCGACGTAGAGGTCATCCCCACCTCGAACGCCACAATCCTCACGCTGTTCCTGAAGGGCGACATCGACGGCGCGTGGGTGCCGGAGCCGTGGGGCACGAGGCTGGTGCGAGAGGCCGGGGCGACGGTGTTCCTGGACGAGCGCGACCTGTGGCCGGACGGCGACTTCGTGACAACACACCTTATCGTCCGGAAGGCGTTCCTGGACAAGCACCCCGATGTTGTCGCGCGGCTGGTCTTGGCGCACGTTGAGGCTACTGACTGGATCAACGAGAACCGCGACGCCGCGACAGACCTGGTGGTGAAGGGCATTACCGACGCGACGAACGCGCCGATCGCCCGGGAGCTGGTTGTGGAGTCGTGGAAGAACCTTCGCATAACGACCGATCCCGTCGCGTCCAGCCTGCACAAGTCGGCTGAGGACGCGTACGATCTGGGCTTTTTGGGCAGCGAGCGCCCGAATCTGGACGGGATCTATGACCTTGCGGCGCTCCAGGCAGCGCTGCAGACGGTGCGGCCATGAGCCTGGTTGGCGCAGCGATCGACCGGCCCGCCGGCCTCTCGGAGACGGGGCAAGCGTGGACGATGCAGTCGCTGCTCTCCCTGCGCGCCGTCCGAAAGAGCTTTTCCAACAGCCGCCACAGCACCGTGGCGCTCGACGGCCTCACGTTCGACGTGCGCGACGGGGAGTTTGTCTGCATCGTCGGGCCGTCCGGCGGAGGGAAGTCCACGCTGCTGAACCTCATCGCCGGGCTGGACCGGCCGGACGCGGGCGAGGTGCTTTTCGACGGCGCGCCGGTGACGAAGCCGGGGCCGGAGCGGATAGTCGTCTTTCAGGAGGCTGCGCTGTACCCGTGGCTGAACGTCCGGGCAAACGTCGAGTTTGGGCTCAAGCTGAGGGGCGTGAAGGGCCATGAGCTGCGCGCGAAGGTAGACCGCTTCCTGGAGATGGTCGGGCTGAGCGACTTCGAGAGGGCGCACCCCCACGAACTCTCCGGCGGAATGAGGCAGCGGGCGCAGCTTGCCCGCGCGCTGGCGGTGGAGCCCCAAATGCTGCTGATGGACGAGCCGTTCGCGGCGCTGGATGCCCAGACGCGCGAGACTCTTCAGCAGGAGCTCCAGGAGATATGGTCCCGGACCGGCGCCACAGTCCTGTTTGTGACGCACAACGTCCGCGAGGCGGTGATTCTGGGCGACAGGGTGATCGTCATGTCGCCCGCGCCGGGCCGGGTGAAGCGGGAGATTACAGTCGATATCTCCCGGCTGCGCGCGCCAAACTCGCACGCCGTCGCCGATCTGGCGGCCGAGGTGCGGGCGGAGCTAGGAACCGGGAATTAACCGCAGAGAACGCAAAGAGCGCACAGATAAGAAAGTAACAGTATGGGGAGAGATACGGTCGGCAAGACTTTGCCGTTTGTGGTGTTTGTAGCGGCGCTCATCGGCGTGTGGCAGGCGGTGGCAATGGCCGAGGTATGGCCGTCCTACACACTGCCCTCGCCGGAAGTGGTGTGGAACACGCTGGCGCGCAACGTCGAGAACGGGCGCATACAGCAGGCGCTGGCGGTGAGCATGCAGAGGCTGGCGATAGGATACGTCATTGCGCTCGCCATCGGGATGGTAATCGGCGTCCTCTGCGGCGTGGTGAGAATTGCGGACCGGACCGTCGGCACGCTGGTGCTGGGGATGCAGTCTCTCCCGAGCGTCGCGTGGCTACCGCTGGCCGTGCTGTGGTTCGGGCTGAACGACGCGGCGATCATATTCGTCGTCGTGATGGGCTCCCTGTTCTCTATAGCCGTC
The SAR202 cluster bacterium DNA segment above includes these coding regions:
- a CDS encoding ABC transporter ATP-binding protein, producing MQSLLSLRAVRKSFSNSRHSTVALDGLTFDVRDGEFVCIVGPSGGGKSTLLNLIAGLDRPDAGEVLFDGAPVTKPGPERIVVFQEAALYPWLNVRANVEFGLKLRGVKGHELRAKVDRFLEMVGLSDFERAHPHELSGGMRQRAQLARALAVEPQMLLMDEPFAALDAQTRETLQQELQEIWSRTGATVLFVTHNVREAVILGDRVIVMSPAPGRVKREITVDISRLRAPNSHAVADLAAEVRAELGTGN
- a CDS encoding ABC transporter permease; the protein is MGRDTVGKTLPFVVFVAALIGVWQAVAMAEVWPSYTLPSPEVVWNTLARNVENGRIQQALAVSMQRLAIGYVIALAIGMVIGVLCGVVRIADRTVGTLVLGMQSLPSVAWLPLAVLWFGLNDAAIIFVVVMGSLFSIAVSARSGIQSLPAIYTRVGQTYGATRLQMYRHVVLPGMAPSMAQGLKLGWSFGWRSLMAGELLFAGLGLGQMMTMGRDLNDMGMVIAVMLVIVAVGLVVDRLAFGRLEWWVQDRWGVGGGRQ
- a CDS encoding ABC transporter substrate-binding protein, whose protein sequence is MYTEKAGNLRLSLALAFFFLVAAIIACRQNAGTTDVPISSDSPSTSAAAAGSPVTLRLGYFPNVTHAQPIIGLARGYFQEALGPNVKLETKTFSAGPSVIEAIFAKELDASYIGPNPTINGYIRSNGEALRIVAGATSGGALFVVRPESGIATPADLAGKRLATPQLGNTQDVALRAYLAEHGLKTRDQGGDVEVIPTSNATILTLFLKGDIDGAWVPEPWGTRLVREAGATVFLDERDLWPDGDFVTTHLIVRKAFLDKHPDVVARLVLAHVEATDWINENRDAATDLVVKGITDATNAPIARELVVESWKNLRITTDPVASSLHKSAEDAYDLGFLGSERPNLDGIYDLAALQAALQTVRP